The Virgibacillus phasianinus genome includes a window with the following:
- a CDS encoding stage V sporulation protein AA — translation MEIVYLRMKKSITLEKLQYVKLKDIAYTSAPSELKKQLEETPIYRITQKDNNIVIIDGFLIIDHLTKLWPNLEFQLIGPEQTIIRVEKQKKQTSVLVVSFVWLLLFIGTAMTIMNFHYDVSMQAVQQKLHYLLTGEHNDFPLWIQIPYSFGLGIGMLLYFNHWFKKRFNEEPSPLEIEIFNYQQDLDQYVRSYENKLK, via the coding sequence ATGGAAATTGTCTACTTACGAATGAAGAAAAGTATTACTTTAGAAAAGCTACAATATGTGAAATTAAAAGATATCGCCTACACCTCTGCACCGTCAGAACTAAAAAAACAATTGGAAGAAACACCTATATATCGTATCACACAAAAAGACAACAACATTGTAATAATTGACGGATTTTTAATTATTGATCATTTAACCAAATTATGGCCGAACTTAGAATTTCAATTAATTGGTCCCGAGCAGACCATCATTCGAGTCGAGAAGCAAAAAAAACAGACTTCGGTGCTGGTTGTATCGTTTGTCTGGTTATTATTATTTATTGGAACAGCCATGACAATCATGAATTTCCATTATGACGTCAGTATGCAAGCTGTTCAACAGAAGCTTCATTATCTGCTGACCGGGGAGCATAATGATTTTCCATTATGGATTCAAATTCCCTATTCTTTTGGACTTGGAATTGGAATGCTGCTCTACTTTAACCATTGGTTTAAAAAACGCTTTAATGAAGAACCAAGCCCGCTCGAAATCGAAATTTTTAATTATCAACAAGATCTCGATCAATACGTAAGATCCTACGAGAACAAATTAAAATGA
- the deoB gene encoding phosphopentomutase, translating to MENFKRVFLIVMDSVGIGEAPDAERFNDTGADTLGHIAERMDGLHMPNMEKLGLSNIRQIKGIDRQENPGAHYTKMQEASNGKDTMTGHWEIMGLRIEQPFQTFPDGFPAELIQELETKSGRKIIGNKPASGTEILEELGKEHMDTGALIVYTSADSVLQIAAHEEIIPLEEQYRICEIARELTLDEKYMVGRVIARPFVGIPGAFERTSNRHDYALKPFGHTVMNELKDTNHDVIALGKISDIYDGEGVTEAIRTADNEDGMTKLAESMNKDFHGISFLNLVDFDAKYGHRRDPKGYGKALEAYDARLPEVLAKLNDDDLLLITADHGNDPVHSGTDHTREYVPLLAYHKNIEYGKHIAERDTFADIGATIAENFKITMPEHGTSFLKEIR from the coding sequence ATGGAAAATTTTAAACGCGTTTTTTTAATCGTGATGGATTCAGTTGGTATTGGTGAAGCACCGGATGCGGAAAGATTTAATGATACAGGTGCGGACACTTTAGGTCACATTGCCGAGCGGATGGATGGCCTTCACATGCCAAACATGGAGAAATTGGGTCTAAGTAATATCCGGCAAATTAAAGGGATTGATAGGCAGGAGAACCCTGGGGCACATTATACAAAAATGCAGGAAGCATCAAATGGAAAGGATACAATGACTGGCCACTGGGAGATTATGGGTCTTCGAATCGAACAGCCTTTTCAGACTTTTCCGGACGGTTTTCCAGCCGAATTAATCCAAGAATTAGAGACGAAATCAGGCCGGAAAATTATTGGCAACAAGCCCGCTTCAGGCACTGAGATATTAGAGGAATTAGGGAAGGAACACATGGATACAGGAGCACTGATTGTATATACATCAGCAGACTCGGTGTTACAAATAGCTGCCCATGAGGAAATTATTCCACTTGAAGAACAATACCGTATTTGTGAAATTGCACGTGAATTGACACTGGATGAGAAATATATGGTGGGACGTGTCATTGCTCGGCCATTTGTCGGCATTCCAGGTGCATTTGAACGCACTTCAAATCGTCATGATTATGCCTTAAAACCATTTGGCCATACAGTTATGAATGAGCTGAAGGATACAAATCATGATGTAATAGCGTTGGGTAAAATTTCAGATATATACGATGGTGAAGGTGTGACAGAAGCCATTCGAACTGCTGATAATGAAGATGGTATGACAAAACTAGCAGAGTCAATGAATAAAGACTTTCATGGTATCAGTTTTTTAAATCTAGTTGATTTCGATGCGAAATATGGGCATCGTCGTGATCCAAAAGGATACGGAAAGGCTCTCGAAGCATACGACGCAAGACTCCCAGAAGTACTCGCCAAATTAAATGACGATGATTTATTGTTAATCACCGCAGACCATGGTAATGATCCTGTCCATTCTGGAACAGATCACACCCGGGAATATGTTCCACTGCTTGCCTATCACAAAAATATTGAATATGGAAAACACATAGCAGAAAGAGATACATTCGCTGATATCGGTGCGACCATTGCTGAAAATTTTAAAATTACGATGCCGGAGCACGGAACAAGTTTTTTGAAGGAAATTCGTTAG
- a CDS encoding spore germination protein: MAKKQSNESKKPIPSNIDDVEAFMKEQIGTGKSFDLGFREIIIMKKKIQLYYVTGLTDSSVVLEVIKKLVDINDKESNMKKIPEIIKNRLIHQQVEAIKTMDEAVDQILSGLTVVFMDGEKQAYVVDVRNYPGRTPQEPDSEQVVRGSRDGFTENIIENTALTRRRVRDARLRNEMLKVGERSKTDVCVSYLKDVADDGLVEVIKEKIGAIEVDGITMADKAVEEFIIKRKWSPYPLVRYTERPDIAANHLLEGHVLITVDTSPSLIILPTTYFHHLQHAEEYRQAPAVGTFIRWSRYIAVLMSLFLLPLWLLFVMEPSLLPDKLSFIGLNEKGNVPVFVQIIMGDLGIEFLRMAAIHTPTPLSTAMGLIAAVLIGQIAIDVGLFSPEVILYISIAAIGSYVTPSYELSSANKLARMILVLITAIFGLIGLTIGFTLYVLFLTSLKSIRTPYLWPLLPFNPKAMVQVIFRVPVPLSNDRPSIVHPKNNYRQPPRKDELR; encoded by the coding sequence ATGGCGAAAAAACAATCCAATGAATCTAAAAAGCCCATTCCGTCGAATATCGATGACGTTGAAGCTTTTATGAAAGAACAAATCGGTACGGGTAAGTCGTTCGATCTCGGTTTTCGGGAAATAATTATCATGAAAAAGAAAATTCAATTATATTATGTAACTGGCCTTACTGATTCTTCCGTTGTATTGGAAGTAATCAAAAAGTTGGTAGATATTAATGATAAAGAAAGCAATATGAAAAAGATTCCTGAAATTATTAAAAATCGTTTAATCCATCAGCAGGTGGAAGCCATCAAAACGATGGATGAAGCGGTGGATCAAATCCTATCTGGATTAACCGTGGTCTTTATGGATGGTGAGAAACAGGCATATGTTGTTGATGTACGAAATTATCCAGGCAGGACGCCGCAAGAACCCGATTCAGAACAAGTAGTTCGTGGTTCAAGAGACGGGTTTACCGAAAATATAATCGAAAATACAGCATTAACTCGGAGGAGGGTTCGAGATGCCCGCCTTCGCAATGAAATGCTAAAAGTGGGTGAACGTTCAAAAACAGACGTATGTGTAAGCTATTTAAAGGATGTGGCCGATGATGGGCTTGTAGAAGTCATTAAAGAAAAGATCGGGGCAATCGAAGTTGATGGGATAACAATGGCCGATAAAGCAGTTGAGGAGTTTATCATCAAACGAAAGTGGAGCCCATATCCGTTAGTTCGGTATACGGAAAGGCCTGACATTGCTGCAAATCACCTGCTTGAGGGTCATGTCCTAATTACAGTTGATACATCGCCAAGTTTAATTATTTTACCGACAACCTATTTCCATCATTTGCAGCATGCAGAAGAATACAGGCAAGCACCTGCTGTCGGTACATTCATACGCTGGTCAAGATATATCGCGGTTTTAATGTCCCTATTTTTACTTCCATTATGGCTGTTGTTCGTCATGGAACCTTCTCTATTGCCGGATAAATTGTCATTTATTGGATTGAATGAAAAAGGCAATGTTCCGGTATTTGTTCAAATTATTATGGGGGATCTTGGCATTGAATTTTTAAGGATGGCTGCCATACACACCCCAACGCCATTATCAACCGCCATGGGTTTAATCGCAGCTGTATTAATTGGACAAATTGCAATTGATGTGGGATTGTTCAGTCCCGAAGTTATTTTATATATTTCAATTGCCGCGATTGGCTCTTATGTAACTCCCAGTTATGAATTAAGTTCAGCCAATAAATTAGCAAGAATGATATTGGTATTAATAACAGCAATCTTTGGGTTAATAGGACTGACAATTGGATTTACTTTGTATGTGTTATTTTTGACAAGTTTAAAATCTATTCGCACACCCTATTTGTGGCCGTTACTGCCATTCAATCCAAAAGCAATGGTACAGGTAATCTTCCGTGTTCCCGTTCCTTTATCCAATGACCGCCCAAGTATTGTTCATCCTAAAAACAATTACAGACAACCACCTAGAAAGGATGAACTTAGGTAA
- the sigF gene encoding RNA polymerase sporulation sigma factor SigF, which translates to MDVNVKHHKREEQLTDKEVKEYIHKSQNGDKIARDILVERNVRLVWSVVQRFINRGYDPDDLFQIGSIGLIKSIDKFDLSYNVRFSTYAVPMIIGEIQRFIRDDGSVKVSRSLKEVGNKIRKKRDELTKELGRSPTVNEIAYILEITPEEVVQAEEATKTLHSIHETVFENDGDPITLLDQIADQDTKWFDKLTLQEAIRGLNERERLIVYLRYYKDKTQSEVADRLGISQVQVSRLEKKILDEMKKLMD; encoded by the coding sequence ATGGATGTAAATGTAAAGCATCATAAACGGGAAGAACAATTAACGGATAAAGAAGTGAAAGAATACATTCATAAAAGTCAAAATGGAGATAAAATAGCAAGAGATATATTAGTCGAACGGAATGTGCGATTGGTATGGTCAGTTGTTCAACGATTCATTAACCGTGGGTATGATCCAGACGATCTGTTTCAAATTGGCAGTATCGGGCTGATTAAATCTATCGATAAATTTGATTTATCCTATAATGTACGATTCTCTACCTATGCAGTGCCGATGATTATCGGTGAAATTCAGCGTTTTATCCGAGATGATGGAAGTGTCAAGGTCAGTCGGTCACTTAAGGAAGTCGGTAATAAAATTCGTAAAAAACGCGATGAATTAACCAAAGAGCTTGGTCGATCACCAACTGTGAATGAAATTGCCTATATTCTGGAAATTACGCCTGAAGAAGTGGTTCAGGCGGAAGAGGCAACGAAAACATTGCATTCCATCCATGAAACCGTTTTTGAAAACGATGGCGATCCAATTACACTTTTGGATCAAATTGCTGATCAGGATACAAAATGGTTTGATAAATTAACACTGCAGGAGGCCATCAGGGGGTTAAATGAACGAGAGCGCCTTATCGTTTATTTGCGTTATTATAAGGATAAAACACAATCAGAAGTTGCGGATCGGCTTGGAATATCGCAGGTTCAGGTCTCCCGGTTAGAGAAAAAGATACTGGACGAAATGAAAAAGTTAATGGATTAA
- a CDS encoding D-alanyl-D-alanine carboxypeptidase family protein: MKNWIIVLCTIFIVYAGVSIPVFAEESNSDNKTDSLNLSSKAKSAILLEQNTGKILYDKQAHEKLPPASMTKIMTLLLIMEALDNGKIQLDEKVRISENAASMGGSQIFLKAGEEMTVNNLLKGVAIASGNDASVALAERIAGSEEEFVKKMNEKVKELGLKDTKFQNPTGLPAEDHYSTAYDMAVIAQHLLDHEEITNYTSVYEDYLRKGQDNEFWLVNTNKLVKFYPGVDGLKTGYTSEAKYCLTATAKKNDMRVIAVVMGADSPKTRNSIVSNMLDYSFSHFETTHLYKKGEQVANLNMLKAKDSNVKVVASQPISTVHKKGEKPEKFTTSVKLKQTIAPPLKKGEQVGTMIVKNGNKVLSKTPLIVEKKVESANIFTLFNRTLQKIAKYN, encoded by the coding sequence ATGAAAAATTGGATCATTGTACTTTGTACTATTTTTATAGTGTATGCGGGAGTTTCGATACCAGTCTTTGCCGAAGAGAGCAATTCGGATAATAAAACTGATTCATTAAATCTATCATCGAAAGCGAAATCTGCTATTTTACTTGAGCAGAACACAGGTAAGATACTTTATGATAAACAGGCACATGAAAAGCTTCCGCCCGCTAGTATGACAAAAATTATGACTCTATTGTTAATTATGGAAGCATTGGACAATGGAAAAATTCAATTGGACGAAAAGGTGCGCATAAGTGAGAATGCTGCATCAATGGGTGGTTCGCAGATTTTTTTAAAAGCGGGCGAGGAAATGACCGTAAATAATTTACTGAAGGGAGTTGCAATAGCTTCGGGGAATGATGCCAGTGTAGCACTTGCAGAACGCATTGCGGGAAGTGAAGAAGAATTTGTGAAGAAAATGAATGAAAAGGTGAAAGAATTAGGATTGAAGGACACTAAATTCCAAAATCCAACGGGACTTCCTGCTGAGGATCACTATTCAACTGCATATGATATGGCAGTTATTGCGCAGCATTTATTAGATCACGAAGAAATTACGAACTACACGTCCGTATACGAGGATTATTTAAGAAAAGGCCAAGACAATGAATTCTGGTTGGTAAACACGAATAAATTAGTAAAGTTTTATCCAGGTGTTGATGGATTGAAAACGGGTTATACAAGTGAAGCAAAATATTGTTTAACTGCAACAGCGAAAAAGAACGACATGCGGGTAATAGCAGTTGTCATGGGCGCGGATTCACCAAAAACAAGAAACTCTATTGTATCTAACATGCTGGACTATAGCTTTTCACATTTTGAAACAACGCACCTGTATAAAAAAGGCGAACAGGTTGCGAATTTAAATATGCTTAAAGCTAAGGACAGCAATGTCAAGGTAGTTGCATCCCAGCCAATAAGCACTGTTCATAAAAAAGGGGAAAAGCCGGAGAAATTTACAACATCTGTAAAATTGAAACAAACAATTGCTCCTCCGTTGAAGAAGGGCGAACAGGTTGGCACAATGATTGTTAAGAATGGCAATAAAGTCCTTTCAAAGACACCATTAATCGTTGAGAAGAAAGTGGAATCCGCCAATATATTTACATTGTTTAACCGGACCTTACAAAAAATCGCAAAGTATAACTAG
- the spoIIAA gene encoding anti-sigma F factor antagonist: MNSTFEVVEDVLIVRLEGELDHHEAEALRTQWKNMIEKNLVKHVILNLQSVTFMDSSGLGVVLGRYKEILQLGGEMVVCSISLPVKRLFEMSGLFKIIRLEDDEQSALFTLGVAS; the protein is encoded by the coding sequence ATGAATTCTACATTTGAGGTAGTTGAAGATGTTCTTATTGTTCGACTGGAGGGAGAATTAGACCACCATGAAGCAGAAGCGTTAAGAACCCAGTGGAAGAATATGATTGAAAAGAATCTTGTAAAGCATGTCATATTAAATTTACAATCGGTAACGTTTATGGATAGCTCGGGTCTTGGTGTTGTGTTAGGCAGATATAAGGAAATTCTGCAGCTTGGAGGGGAAATGGTAGTCTGCTCAATTTCACTTCCGGTAAAACGGTTGTTTGAAATGTCAGGATTGTTTAAAATTATCCGCTTGGAGGACGATGAACAGAGTGCACTATTTACGTTGGGGGTGGCGTCATGA
- a CDS encoding stage V sporulation protein AB, translating into MINMLLIKLVEMIIGLASGLAVGSGFVAFLMVLGIVPRLIQLSRSMKLINLYGPCVIAGSLFGVYLSFTATTWNQPLLVLAIWGVFHGIFVGMLAAALTEVLNVFPILSKRIGVDKQLLWLLMAIVFGKIGGSLFQWTFFVK; encoded by the coding sequence ATGATTAATATGTTACTGATTAAGCTTGTTGAAATGATTATTGGGCTTGCTAGTGGGCTTGCGGTAGGTTCAGGTTTTGTAGCATTTTTAATGGTACTTGGGATTGTCCCAAGGCTAATTCAGTTAAGTCGATCAATGAAACTGATCAATCTCTATGGTCCGTGTGTAATTGCGGGATCGTTATTTGGTGTTTATCTGTCATTTACTGCAACTACATGGAATCAGCCGCTGCTCGTTTTAGCGATATGGGGTGTGTTTCACGGAATATTTGTTGGAATGCTTGCTGCGGCTTTGACAGAAGTGTTGAACGTATTTCCGATTTTATCAAAACGTATTGGAGTGGATAAGCAGTTGCTTTGGTTATTAATGGCAATTGTTTTTGGTAAAATTGGCGGATCCTTATTTCAATGGACGTTTTTTGTGAAATAA
- the spoIIAB gene encoding anti-sigma F factor, translated as MKNEMYVEFSSISENESFARVLVASFIAQLDPTMDELTEIKTVVSEAVTNAIIHGYNNEPDHKIAMECKLYDDEIELTIKDKGTGIIDIEEARQPLFTSKPELERSGMGFTIIENFMDSVNVTSTVQEGTTVMMKKQLTTSKTVCK; from the coding sequence ATGAAAAATGAAATGTATGTAGAGTTTTCCAGTATCAGTGAAAATGAATCATTTGCACGTGTATTAGTCGCATCGTTTATCGCACAGCTTGATCCAACAATGGATGAGTTAACTGAAATTAAAACGGTTGTCTCTGAAGCAGTAACCAATGCAATTATCCATGGTTACAATAATGAACCGGACCATAAAATAGCAATGGAATGTAAATTGTACGATGATGAAATTGAGCTTACCATCAAGGACAAGGGTACTGGTATAATCGATATCGAAGAAGCTCGCCAGCCCTTATTCACTTCCAAACCTGAATTAGAACGTTCAGGCATGGGCTTTACTATAATCGAAAACTTTATGGATTCCGTTAATGTGACCTCCACCGTGCAAGAAGGCACAACCGTTATGATGAAAAAGCAATTAACAACAAGTAAAACGGTCTGCAAATAG
- a CDS encoding peptidylprolyl isomerase: MAKKGYIVMENGNKIEFELFPNEAPGTVANFEKLANENFYDGLTFHRVIDGFVSQGGCPKGNGTGSAGYTIKCETEGNPHKHVEGSLSMAHAGKDTGSSQFFIVHEAQPHLNGVHTVFGQVTSGIEHAKAMHNGDVMKEMKVFND; encoded by the coding sequence ATGGCTAAAAAAGGATATATAGTAATGGAAAATGGAAATAAAATCGAATTTGAACTTTTCCCAAACGAAGCGCCTGGCACTGTAGCAAACTTTGAAAAACTGGCAAATGAAAACTTTTATGATGGATTAACATTTCATCGTGTCATTGACGGATTCGTAAGCCAAGGTGGGTGCCCAAAAGGGAATGGCACCGGTTCTGCTGGTTACACAATCAAATGTGAAACAGAAGGAAATCCGCATAAGCATGTTGAAGGTTCATTATCAATGGCGCACGCTGGCAAGGATACCGGAAGCAGTCAATTCTTTATTGTACACGAAGCACAGCCGCACCTTAATGGTGTTCATACTGTTTTTGGGCAAGTGACTTCTGGAATTGAGCATGCAAAAGCAATGCATAATGGCGATGTAATGAAAGAAATGAAAGTTTTTAATGATTAA
- the lysA gene encoding diaminopimelate decarboxylase, producing MIINNHPFAVNAKGHLEIGGMDSTILAEKYGTPLYVYDVSIIRENCQSFVNAFEELGIQAQVAYASKAFSSVAMLQVIKQEKLSLDVVSEGELYTALKAGFPTEKIHLHGNNKSYDELLMAIENSVGCIVVDNFYEISLIEKILQNRNDEINVLIRVTPGVKSNTHQYIMTGNEDSKFGFSLQNGQAEQAFLQLSEHRQIHVKGLHCHIGSQIFETDRYEKTINLLFETISNWKTNYLFEPDVLNVGGGFGIRYTEKDEPLDLQEYVHSITKAIKEHADSIDIPMPEIWIEPGRSIAGNAGITLYTVGSIKQIPGIRTYLSIDGGMTDNIRPALYQAEYEGVLANKADAETVNNGSIAGKCCESGDMLIWDLPLPEVESGDMLAVFATGAYGYSMANHYNRFPNPAVVFVENGIDRLVVKRETYQDVSRNDLSYE from the coding sequence ATGATTATTAATAATCATCCATTCGCTGTAAACGCAAAGGGGCATTTGGAAATTGGTGGAATGGATTCAACGATACTTGCTGAAAAATATGGGACACCCTTATATGTTTATGATGTGTCTATTATTCGAGAAAACTGCCAATCTTTTGTTAATGCCTTTGAGGAATTAGGGATACAGGCACAAGTCGCATATGCAAGTAAGGCTTTTTCATCGGTTGCGATGCTTCAAGTGATTAAACAGGAGAAGTTAAGCCTGGATGTTGTTTCAGAGGGTGAATTATATACGGCACTAAAAGCAGGGTTTCCAACAGAGAAAATACATTTGCATGGCAATAATAAAAGTTATGATGAATTGCTCATGGCAATTGAAAATAGTGTTGGATGTATAGTGGTTGATAACTTTTATGAGATATCATTAATCGAGAAGATTTTGCAAAATAGAAATGATGAAATTAATGTTTTGATACGGGTGACACCTGGAGTGAAGTCGAATACGCATCAGTACATCATGACGGGGAATGAAGACTCAAAGTTTGGATTTAGTTTACAAAATGGACAGGCTGAACAAGCATTTCTTCAGTTAAGTGAACATCGGCAAATTCATGTAAAGGGATTGCACTGCCACATTGGTTCCCAGATTTTTGAAACGGACCGTTATGAGAAAACAATTAATCTATTATTTGAGACGATTTCTAATTGGAAAACGAACTATCTCTTTGAACCTGATGTTTTGAATGTTGGTGGCGGTTTTGGCATCCGTTATACTGAAAAAGACGAACCACTTGATTTGCAAGAGTACGTGCATTCCATTACAAAGGCCATTAAGGAACATGCTGATAGTATTGACATACCAATGCCGGAAATATGGATAGAACCGGGCCGTTCAATTGCGGGCAACGCGGGTATAACCCTTTATACAGTTGGATCGATAAAACAAATTCCAGGTATTAGAACCTATTTGTCTATTGATGGGGGAATGACGGATAATATCCGCCCTGCATTATATCAGGCGGAATATGAGGGGGTCCTAGCAAATAAAGCTGATGCAGAAACAGTTAACAATGGTTCTATCGCAGGAAAATGCTGTGAATCGGGCGATATGTTAATCTGGGACCTTCCATTACCTGAGGTGGAATCAGGGGATATGCTGGCAGTTTTTGCTACTGGTGCGTACGGCTATTCAATGGCGAATCATTATAATCGATTCCCGAATCCAGCTGTAGTTTTTGTCGAAAACGGAATAGATAGATTAGTGGTAAAGCGGGAAACCTATCAGGATGTCAGCAGGAATGACCTTTCCTATGAATAA
- a CDS encoding purine-nucleoside phosphorylase, translating to MYREDIKEACTFIENELTAKPSLGLILGSGLGVLGDEIENPQTIAYKDIPHFPESTVAGHKGQLIIGTLEGKQVIAMQGRFHYYEGYTMQQVTFPVRVMKELGIESIIVTNAAGGINKGFNPGDLMLITDHINNMGNNPLLGPNDDHLGVRFPDMSKLYNKAFISHAESCANELGLKVQKGVYVGNTGPVYETPAEINMLRTLGGDAVGMSTVPEVIVAGHAGIRVLGISCISNMAAGILDQPLTHDEVIETTEKVREDFLQFVKKIIQKIS from the coding sequence ATGTACCGGGAAGATATCAAAGAAGCATGCACATTTATCGAGAATGAATTAACAGCTAAACCAAGCCTTGGACTGATTCTTGGATCAGGGCTTGGTGTATTGGGTGATGAAATAGAAAATCCACAAACGATTGCCTATAAGGATATCCCGCATTTTCCAGAATCAACGGTTGCTGGGCATAAAGGACAATTAATAATCGGGACACTCGAAGGTAAACAAGTAATCGCCATGCAGGGAAGGTTCCATTATTATGAAGGCTATACCATGCAACAAGTAACCTTTCCAGTTCGGGTAATGAAGGAATTAGGTATTGAATCGATTATTGTTACCAATGCAGCGGGCGGCATTAACAAAGGGTTCAATCCTGGTGATTTAATGCTGATCACAGATCATATCAATAACATGGGGAATAATCCGCTGCTGGGGCCAAATGATGATCATTTAGGAGTACGTTTTCCTGATATGTCAAAGCTATATAATAAGGCATTTATTTCACATGCTGAGTCCTGTGCCAATGAACTTGGTCTCAAGGTGCAAAAGGGTGTCTATGTTGGGAATACTGGACCTGTATATGAAACACCTGCGGAAATAAATATGCTTCGTACCCTAGGTGGAGATGCTGTTGGCATGTCAACAGTGCCAGAAGTAATTGTTGCCGGCCATGCTGGTATCCGGGTGCTCGGAATCTCCTGTATTTCCAACATGGCTGCCGGGATCCTTGACCAGCCATTAACCCATGATGAAGTGATAGAAACAACAGAAAAGGTTAGAGAAGATTTTTTACAATTTGTAAAGAAAATTATTCAAAAAATATCTTAA
- a CDS encoding pyrimidine-nucleoside phosphorylase, whose protein sequence is MRMYDLIEKKRNGKVLSEEEIQYFINGYTNDEIPDYQVSALLMAIYFQDMAEDERAALTTAMVNSGDTIDLSNINGIKVDKHSTGGVGDTTTLILAPLVASVGVPVAKMSGRGLGHTGGTIDKLESVPGFHVEITSDEFVRLVNKNKVAVIGQTGNLTPADKKLYSLRDVTATVNSIPLIASSIMSKKIASGADAIVLDVKTGAGAFMKEFDDAKSLAEAMVSIGNRVGRQTMAVISDMSQPLGRAVGNALEVKEAVETLKGEGPDDLTELCLTLGSQMVLLAKKAKTIEEARSMLKNNITNGKAFQQFKLFLEAQGGDAGVADRPEQLPQAAHKIELPAKTSGTVSEIIANDIGTAAMMLGAGRATKESKIDLAVGLVLHKKIGDRVKEGESLLTIHANDTNIENVKETLYQSISITSDSVNAPSLIYDMITTK, encoded by the coding sequence ATGAGAATGTATGATTTAATTGAAAAAAAACGCAACGGTAAAGTTTTATCCGAAGAAGAAATTCAGTATTTTATTAATGGTTATACAAACGATGAAATACCTGATTATCAAGTAAGTGCATTACTAATGGCCATTTATTTTCAGGACATGGCTGAGGATGAACGAGCAGCACTGACTACTGCGATGGTAAATTCCGGTGATACGATTGACCTTTCGAATATCAATGGCATTAAAGTCGATAAACACTCAACCGGGGGTGTTGGTGATACGACGACATTAATATTGGCACCACTGGTTGCATCAGTCGGTGTTCCTGTTGCCAAAATGAGTGGCCGCGGTCTTGGCCATACTGGCGGGACTATTGACAAATTGGAATCGGTGCCAGGCTTTCATGTGGAAATAACAAGTGATGAATTTGTCCGTCTAGTAAATAAAAATAAAGTTGCTGTAATCGGGCAAACCGGCAATTTAACTCCTGCAGATAAAAAATTATACAGTTTACGGGATGTTACAGCCACAGTCAACTCAATTCCATTGATAGCAAGTTCAATAATGAGTAAAAAAATTGCTTCCGGTGCAGATGCCATTGTTCTGGATGTCAAAACGGGTGCTGGAGCATTTATGAAAGAATTTGATGATGCAAAGAGCTTGGCAGAAGCAATGGTATCGATTGGCAACCGCGTCGGCCGTCAAACGATGGCAGTCATTTCTGATATGTCACAGCCGCTTGGGAGAGCGGTTGGTAATGCCTTAGAAGTTAAAGAGGCCGTTGAAACATTAAAAGGAGAAGGGCCGGATGATTTAACCGAATTATGTTTAACACTCGGCAGCCAGATGGTCCTGTTGGCTAAAAAGGCAAAAACAATAGAAGAAGCACGGTCAATGCTGAAGAATAATATTACGAATGGCAAGGCATTTCAGCAGTTTAAACTATTTCTTGAGGCCCAGGGTGGAGATGCCGGTGTAGCGGATCGTCCGGAACAACTGCCCCAAGCAGCCCATAAGATTGAGCTCCCTGCTAAAACATCGGGGACAGTTTCAGAAATTATTGCAAATGACATAGGTACTGCTGCAATGATGCTTGGTGCTGGAAGAGCAACAAAAGAATCGAAAATTGATTTGGCTGTTGGACTGGTTCTTCATAAGAAAATAGGTGATAGGGTCAAAGAAGGGGAATCACTACTAACCATTCATGCAAATGATACAAATATAGAAAATGTAAAAGAAACACTTTATCAGAGCATCTCAATCACATCAGATTCAGTTAATGCACCTTCCTTGATCTATGACATGATAACAACAAAATAA